A part of Acropora palmata chromosome 6, jaAcrPala1.3, whole genome shotgun sequence genomic DNA contains:
- the LOC141883768 gene encoding patched domain-containing protein 3-like isoform X5, producing METTTVERIASTLGVTNESVSSSSCCCPTKLNPCYWWSLFCSWYLHALGKLFGCLGKGIARHPFAIITACILFVSFCSVGFIWFESENRTVKLFIPQRSQSINDLNTAEKYFQVKNRDEIILLVASSNQSNVLAPRCLHEVFKIHRAIMALPSYAEHCVTLSGDKAKSVEDCMMISPLEFLQYEEKNLEHKTLAQIQEALNNAYENTSILMRNGRPIQFNFNRAFGSVSRKGGRITGAKAIQLIYVIRDPEDEGTSKQVLLWEKTFLDKAFSLVDTLSCFEVYYSSERSLDDAIAESTGSDITLVSVTFSLMITFACVMLGKFLNPLTGHSLLANAGVFAVALGILAGFGLAMWCRVPFVSLVGVLPFLIIGIGIDDMFILVDSLDRQPRDMTTTDVIKTVMTHSGATITMTTMTDVVAFAVSTSTAFPAIRYFCIYAALSVTFAYLMIITYFVAVMYFDLKRIRAGRRDCLPLCKASQPRDGSPAWDEPLPQLSNRVMKAWAKVLTYPLTKAVVIILSMVLLGAGIFGVTKVDETFDRKTLTKDDTYLKHFLAAQEKHFKLSIAVSIIETGEIDYGAESTQNELRKLTSIVTNNKYYTTKSVSWIESFVRFANLTNNDISGVRFLPVLKAFLEVPGFSYFSEDLKFSKDGKKLKASRVLGFMKPSSSSTFQKNAMLSLRKDITEMSRLDAFPITRPFIFFEQYAIVSRDTIRNLLIAALAVMVISCPFLVDCTVAILVVFNFVALVCELFGLMVIWNVSLNSVSMINLVMAIGFAVDYSAHVAHAYVVSNKATPNERVVDALATLGASVLMGALVFM from the exons ATGGAGACGACAACAGTTGAAAGGATTGCGAGCACCCTCGGCGTGACAAATGAGAGTGTGTCCAGTTCGAG TTGTTGCTGTCCAACCAAACTCAATCCATGCTACTGGTGGTCCTTATTCTGCAGTTGGTATTTGCATGCCTTGGGGAAGCTTTTTGGTTGCCTTGGTAAAGGAATTGCAAGGCATCCATTTGCTATCATTACAGCTTGCATTTTGTTTGTGAGCTTCTGTTCCGTTGGTTTTATCTGGTTCGAGTCAGAAAATAGAACAGTAAAGCTGTTTATTCCACAGAGAAGCCAATCCATAAATGATCTTAACACTGCTGAGAAGTACTTCCAGGTGAAAAACAGAGATGAAATCATCCTGTTGGTAGCTTCATCCAATCAATCCAATGTTCTAGCACCCAGATGTCTGCATGAAGTCTTCAAAATTCATCGTGCCATTATGGCACTTCCTTCTTATGCTGAGCATTGTGTTACGCTGTCAGGAGATAAAGCGAAGTCTGTGGAAGATTGCATGATGATAAGTCCTTTGGAATTTTTGCAATACGAGGAGAAGAATCTAGAACACAAGACGCTCGCACAGATTCAAGAGGCATTGAATAACGCTTACGAAAACACATCTATTTTGATGCGCAATGGGCGGCCCATTCAGTTCAACTTTAACCGTGCATTTGGCAGTGTCAGTCGAAAGGGTGGGAGGATCACTGGTGCAAAAGCTATTCAACTGATTTATGTTATCCGCGACCCTGAAGATGAAGGCACAAGCAAGCAAGTTCTTCTTTGGGAGAAAACCTTTCTTGACAAAGCATTCTCGTTGGTTGACACCCTCTCTTGCTTTGAAGTATACTACTCTAGTGAAAGGAGCCTGGACGACGCTATCGCTGAAAGTACTGGCTCTGACATCACTCTAGTGTCAGTCACCTTCAGTTTGATGATCACCTTCGCTTGTGTCATGCTGGGCAAGTTTTTAAATCCGCTAACTGGTCATTCGTTACTGGCGAATGCAGGAGTGTTTGCAGTGGCGCTTGGGATACTAGCCGGGTTTGGACTGGCCATGTGGTGTCGCGTCCCTTTTGTCAGTCTTGTGGGTGTGCTACCCTTCTTAATTATTGGAATTGGTATCGATGACATGTTCATCTTAGTGGATTCACTTGATCGTCAACCACGCGACATGACAACGACTGATGTTATTAAAACAGTGATGACGCATTCTGGAGCCACAATTACCATGACAACGATGACTGACGTGGTTGCTTTCGCTGTGAGCACATCCACCGCATTTCCAGCCATTAG GTACTTCTGCATCTATGCGGCCCTATCAGTCACTTTCGCCTACCTAATGATAATTACATACTTCGTGGCCGTTATGTACTTTGATTTAAAGCGAATAAGAGCAGGCCGCCGAGACTGCTTACCGCTTTGTAAGGCATCCCAACCGAGAGATGGCTCTCCAGCATGGGATGAGCCTCTTCCTCAGTTGTCAAACCGTGTCATGAAGGCCTGGGCCAAGGTTCTGACCTATCCTTTAACGAAAGCTGTTGTCATAATCTTGTCAATGGTGTTGCTTGGTGCTGGTATTTTTGGAGTAACCAAAGTTGATGAAACATTTGACAGGAAAACGTTGACAAAAGATGATACTTACTTGAAACACTTTTTAGCGGCTCaagaaaaacacttcaaacTTTCTATTGCAGTGAGCATCATCGAAACGGGAGAAATTGATTACGGTGCAGAATCAACGCAAAACGAGCTCAGAAAGCTTACAAGCATCgtcacaaacaacaaatattatacaactaaATCAGTGTCGTGGATAGAGTCATTTGTTCGATTTGCCAACTTAACAAATAATGACATTTCGGGTGTTAGATTCCTGCCAGTTCTTAAAGCGTTTCTTGAAGTTCCCgggttttcttatttttctgaaGACTTGAAGTTCTCGAAGGAtggaaaaaagttaaaagctTCACGCGTTCTTGGCTTCATGAAACCGTCCAGCAGTTCcacatttcaaaaaaatgcGATGTTGTCTCTGCGGAAAGACATTACCGAAATGTCGAGACTCGACGCCTTCCCCATAACTCGGCCATTCATTTTCTTCGAACAGTATGCTATTGTTTCTCGAGACACCATCAGGAATCTGTTAATTGCGGCGTTAGCAGTAATGGTCATTAGTTGTCCTTTCCTAGTAGACTGTACAGTGGCGATTCTCgtggttttcaattttgtagcTTTGGTTTGTGAACTTTTTGGGCTGATGGTGATCTGGAACGTGTCCCTGAATTCGGTCTCCATGATAAATCTTGTCATGGCGATTGGCTTCGCAGTCGATTACAGCGCCCATGTTGCTCATGCGTACGTGGTATCAAACAAGGCTACGCCTAATGAAAGAGTGGTGGATGCTTTGGCTACGCTTGGTGCAAGTGTTTTGATGGGAG CTTTGGTGTTTATGTAG
- the LOC141883768 gene encoding patched domain-containing protein 3-like isoform X4, which yields METTTVERIASTLGVTNESVSSSSCCCPTKLNPCYWWSLFCSWYLHALGKLFGCLGKGIARHPFAIITACILFVSFCSVGFIWFESENRTVKLFIPQRSQSINDLNTAEKYFQVKNRDEIILLVASSNQSNVLAPRCLHEVFKIHRAIMALPSYAEHCVTLSGDKAKSVEDCMMISPLEFLQYEEKNLEHKTLAQIQEALNNAYENTSILMRNGRPIQFNFNRAFGSVSRKGGRITGAKAIQLIYVIRDPEDEGTSKQVLLWEKTFLDKAFSLVDTLSCFEVYYSSERSLDDAIAESTGSDITLVSVTFSLMITFACVMLGKFLNPLTGHSLLANAGVFAVALGILAGFGLAMWCRVPFVSLVGVLPFLIIGIGIDDMFILVDSLDRQPRDMTTTDVIKTVMTHSGATITMTTMTDVVAFAVSTSTAFPAIRYFCIYAALSVTFAYLMIITYFVAVMYFDLKRIRAGRRDCLPLCKASQPRDGSPAWDEPLPQLSNRVMKAWAKVLTYPLTKAVVIILSMVLLGAGIFGVTKVDETFDRKTLTKDDTYLKHFLAAQEKHFKLSIAVSIIETGEIDYGAESTQNELRKLTSIVTNNKYYTTKSVSWIESFVRFANLTNNDISGVRFLPVLKAFLEVPGFSYFSEDLKFSKDGKKLKASRVLGFMKPSSSSTFQKNAMLSLRKDITEMSRLDAFPITRPFIFFEQYAIVSRDTIRNLLIAALAVMVISCPFLVDCTVAILVVFNFVALVCELFGLMVIWNVSLNSVSMINLVMAIGFAVDYSAHVAHAYVVSNKATPNERVVDALATLGASVLMGVTQNSCCLQLWCLCSNADYFHERRKRIFIMRCLERRSRMLNSLQDFFH from the exons ATGGAGACGACAACAGTTGAAAGGATTGCGAGCACCCTCGGCGTGACAAATGAGAGTGTGTCCAGTTCGAG TTGTTGCTGTCCAACCAAACTCAATCCATGCTACTGGTGGTCCTTATTCTGCAGTTGGTATTTGCATGCCTTGGGGAAGCTTTTTGGTTGCCTTGGTAAAGGAATTGCAAGGCATCCATTTGCTATCATTACAGCTTGCATTTTGTTTGTGAGCTTCTGTTCCGTTGGTTTTATCTGGTTCGAGTCAGAAAATAGAACAGTAAAGCTGTTTATTCCACAGAGAAGCCAATCCATAAATGATCTTAACACTGCTGAGAAGTACTTCCAGGTGAAAAACAGAGATGAAATCATCCTGTTGGTAGCTTCATCCAATCAATCCAATGTTCTAGCACCCAGATGTCTGCATGAAGTCTTCAAAATTCATCGTGCCATTATGGCACTTCCTTCTTATGCTGAGCATTGTGTTACGCTGTCAGGAGATAAAGCGAAGTCTGTGGAAGATTGCATGATGATAAGTCCTTTGGAATTTTTGCAATACGAGGAGAAGAATCTAGAACACAAGACGCTCGCACAGATTCAAGAGGCATTGAATAACGCTTACGAAAACACATCTATTTTGATGCGCAATGGGCGGCCCATTCAGTTCAACTTTAACCGTGCATTTGGCAGTGTCAGTCGAAAGGGTGGGAGGATCACTGGTGCAAAAGCTATTCAACTGATTTATGTTATCCGCGACCCTGAAGATGAAGGCACAAGCAAGCAAGTTCTTCTTTGGGAGAAAACCTTTCTTGACAAAGCATTCTCGTTGGTTGACACCCTCTCTTGCTTTGAAGTATACTACTCTAGTGAAAGGAGCCTGGACGACGCTATCGCTGAAAGTACTGGCTCTGACATCACTCTAGTGTCAGTCACCTTCAGTTTGATGATCACCTTCGCTTGTGTCATGCTGGGCAAGTTTTTAAATCCGCTAACTGGTCATTCGTTACTGGCGAATGCAGGAGTGTTTGCAGTGGCGCTTGGGATACTAGCCGGGTTTGGACTGGCCATGTGGTGTCGCGTCCCTTTTGTCAGTCTTGTGGGTGTGCTACCCTTCTTAATTATTGGAATTGGTATCGATGACATGTTCATCTTAGTGGATTCACTTGATCGTCAACCACGCGACATGACAACGACTGATGTTATTAAAACAGTGATGACGCATTCTGGAGCCACAATTACCATGACAACGATGACTGACGTGGTTGCTTTCGCTGTGAGCACATCCACCGCATTTCCAGCCATTAG GTACTTCTGCATCTATGCGGCCCTATCAGTCACTTTCGCCTACCTAATGATAATTACATACTTCGTGGCCGTTATGTACTTTGATTTAAAGCGAATAAGAGCAGGCCGCCGAGACTGCTTACCGCTTTGTAAGGCATCCCAACCGAGAGATGGCTCTCCAGCATGGGATGAGCCTCTTCCTCAGTTGTCAAACCGTGTCATGAAGGCCTGGGCCAAGGTTCTGACCTATCCTTTAACGAAAGCTGTTGTCATAATCTTGTCAATGGTGTTGCTTGGTGCTGGTATTTTTGGAGTAACCAAAGTTGATGAAACATTTGACAGGAAAACGTTGACAAAAGATGATACTTACTTGAAACACTTTTTAGCGGCTCaagaaaaacacttcaaacTTTCTATTGCAGTGAGCATCATCGAAACGGGAGAAATTGATTACGGTGCAGAATCAACGCAAAACGAGCTCAGAAAGCTTACAAGCATCgtcacaaacaacaaatattatacaactaaATCAGTGTCGTGGATAGAGTCATTTGTTCGATTTGCCAACTTAACAAATAATGACATTTCGGGTGTTAGATTCCTGCCAGTTCTTAAAGCGTTTCTTGAAGTTCCCgggttttcttatttttctgaaGACTTGAAGTTCTCGAAGGAtggaaaaaagttaaaagctTCACGCGTTCTTGGCTTCATGAAACCGTCCAGCAGTTCcacatttcaaaaaaatgcGATGTTGTCTCTGCGGAAAGACATTACCGAAATGTCGAGACTCGACGCCTTCCCCATAACTCGGCCATTCATTTTCTTCGAACAGTATGCTATTGTTTCTCGAGACACCATCAGGAATCTGTTAATTGCGGCGTTAGCAGTAATGGTCATTAGTTGTCCTTTCCTAGTAGACTGTACAGTGGCGATTCTCgtggttttcaattttgtagcTTTGGTTTGTGAACTTTTTGGGCTGATGGTGATCTGGAACGTGTCCCTGAATTCGGTCTCCATGATAAATCTTGTCATGGCGATTGGCTTCGCAGTCGATTACAGCGCCCATGTTGCTCATGCGTACGTGGTATCAAACAAGGCTACGCCTAATGAAAGAGTGGTGGATGCTTTGGCTACGCTTGGTGCAAGTGTTTTGATGGGAG TCACACAAAATTCTTGTTGCTTACAGCTTTGGTGTTTATGTAGTAATGCTGACTATTTTCACGAGAGACGAAAAAGAATATTCATAATGAGATGCCTTGAAAGACGCTCACGTATGCTGAATTCATTGCAAGACTTCTTCcattga